In Nitrososphaerales archaeon, one genomic interval encodes:
- a CDS encoding AbrB/MazE/SpoVT family DNA-binding domain-containing protein — translation MTQNENENDTNPAYLFSKTLKRSTETQAEFLRRMASMQFETMQGLMNVLHTITNFNAVFKATVQSNGRISIPEAEREALGIEDGDLVQVIIVPLEKGKERTKVKDDSQKFQIKGGVKIE, via the coding sequence ATGACACAAAACGAGAACGAGAACGATACAAATCCGGCTTATCTATTCAGCAAGACGTTGAAGCGCAGCACCGAAACTCAAGCTGAGTTTTTGAGACGAATGGCATCAATGCAGTTCGAAACTATGCAAGGATTGATGAATGTGCTGCATACAATAACCAACTTTAATGCCGTATTCAAAGCAACAGTACAGAGCAATGGAAGGATATCGATCCCTGAAGCAGAGAGAGAGGCACTAGGGATAGAAGATGGAGATCTAGTCCAAGTCATCATAGTTCCCCTCGAAAAGGGAAAGGAACGAACTAAGGTCAAGGACGATTCCCAAAAATTTCAAATAAAAGGAGGTGTAAAGATTGAGTGA
- the phaC gene encoding class III poly(R)-hydroxyalkanoic acid synthase subunit PhaC has product MSKKDYSDIFLTIMQQIQQFNKGVLQVSKAAKSIGSIDVGTTPADVVHKGRNIRLLHYKPFVEKPHPVPLLVVYALINKYYVLDLQPDRSWVRGMLNQGFDVYMIDWGEPEQIDQYLTFDDYVNRFIDYFVDLVRDASYQEKISIHGYCMGGTMSVMYASLHGEKVKNLYVTAPVIDSEKDTTVLGNLSKHIDADLLINNYGNIPPEFLYLCYSILKPFKQNVRKYIEFTNNLHDTDFVQNFLRVEKWLYDTPPIAGETFRQWIKDIYQKNLLVKNQMKLGDKLIDLRKIDVPLLTVVAEDDHLVSPECSIPLNYNVSSEDKELKVYPTGHIGLLSSKYSQERIIPDVASWLKERSVR; this is encoded by the coding sequence ATGAGTAAGAAAGATTACTCCGATATATTTTTGACCATTATGCAGCAAATACAGCAATTCAACAAAGGTGTATTGCAGGTTTCTAAAGCGGCGAAAAGTATTGGCAGTATCGATGTTGGAACGACACCAGCAGATGTAGTTCATAAGGGGAGGAATATACGGTTGCTGCATTACAAGCCATTTGTCGAAAAACCCCATCCTGTTCCTCTGTTGGTAGTCTATGCTCTCATAAACAAGTATTATGTGCTGGATCTTCAACCAGATAGGAGCTGGGTGAGGGGTATGCTGAACCAAGGTTTTGATGTTTATATGATAGACTGGGGTGAACCTGAACAAATAGATCAATATTTAACATTTGATGACTATGTCAACAGATTCATAGATTATTTTGTCGACTTGGTAAGGGACGCTTCTTATCAAGAAAAGATTTCAATTCATGGCTATTGCATGGGCGGAACTATGTCCGTAATGTATGCATCGCTTCATGGAGAAAAGGTAAAGAATCTGTATGTCACAGCGCCTGTCATTGATAGCGAGAAGGACACGACCGTCTTAGGCAATCTATCCAAACATATAGACGCTGATCTGCTAATAAACAATTACGGAAACATACCACCTGAATTCCTGTATCTTTGCTACAGCATATTGAAGCCTTTCAAGCAGAATGTAAGAAAATATATAGAATTCACAAACAACCTTCACGATACCGATTTTGTTCAAAATTTCTTACGTGTCGAAAAATGGCTTTACGACACACCGCCCATAGCTGGTGAAACATTCAGACAGTGGATAAAGGATATTTACCAGAAAAATTTGCTTGTTAAAAATCAGATGAAACTTGGCGATAAGCTGATTGACCTACGTAAGATCGATGTGCCATTACTTACAGTCGTGGCAGAAGACGATCACTTGGTATCACCTGAATGCAGTATACCACTTAACTATAACGTATCAAGCGAGGACAAGGAGCTCAAGGTTTATCCTACAGGTCATATAGGTTTACTTTCAAGCAAATACTCACAGGAGCGTATAATTCCAGACGTGGCATCATGGTTAAAGGAAAGATCGGTACGTTAG
- a CDS encoding poly(R)-hydroxyalkanoic acid synthase subunit PhaE gives MTDKSQSNDKENSEILKNMIESWADTLNWLQNRTPEMPTIGPAASLIKNSVTINAELAKATEELTAFNKILTRYYAKVSATWIEATRKVLAKCPIDITDEKSKEEVKKIWIETFEDEFTTLFDSEEFAMIFGELLKHEVQFNVHVRKLVEIYSKNLDMPTRSEIESVYEEIERIKKKLKEISDVIEEISGGKKKDIAKVL, from the coding sequence TTGACAGACAAGTCACAGTCTAACGATAAGGAAAATTCTGAGATATTAAAAAATATGATCGAGTCGTGGGCCGATACCCTTAACTGGTTGCAGAATAGAACTCCTGAAATGCCAACTATCGGTCCTGCTGCGAGTTTAATAAAGAATTCCGTAACAATAAATGCTGAACTTGCAAAAGCTACAGAAGAGCTTACGGCTTTTAATAAAATATTGACGCGGTACTATGCTAAGGTTAGTGCTACATGGATTGAGGCAACAAGAAAGGTATTGGCTAAGTGTCCTATTGATATAACAGATGAAAAGTCAAAGGAAGAGGTAAAGAAGATCTGGATCGAAACGTTTGAAGACGAATTTACAACCCTTTTTGATTCAGAAGAGTTTGCTATGATTTTTGGTGAGTTGCTAAAACATGAAGTACAGTTTAATGTGCATGTACGGAAACTCGTTGAAATTTATTCCAAAAACCTCGACATGCCAACACGCAGTGAGATCGAAAGTGTCTATGAAGAGATAGAACGCATAAAGAAGAAACTGAAAGAGATCTCAGATGTCATAGAAGAAATTTCTGGAGGAAAGAAGAAGGATATTGCTAAGGTTTTGTGA